The following are from one region of the Zonotrichia leucophrys gambelii isolate GWCS_2022_RI chromosome 1A, RI_Zleu_2.0, whole genome shotgun sequence genome:
- the LOC135456636 gene encoding inositol 1,4,5-trisphosphate receptor-interacting protein-like 1: MEVRAKLQEEEKIRLQREVEQLVLLKQGVLAWGDLLSSARQHWQVWALAGLLLLLLALWYMWRKGSLRREEQGEGHDGVNEEEVENVDAHEEDFANEDEGDNEMEVEEDDGDGGRAEDVDNAAANEAGNEAGFAVNVMDVGNQVQESRDRADNFGRVLMERIQWPVQDLQGGCMWTRTLMEHFAIYCRRVLSNSFYPVLHGAIGVGSAFEGWSPREQDVVYQVLVPMTPPRGHSFHLELGTAQQRRLRNFYIRVQQECTCTSEQQGENMLCFLHHPEEELRRHQDPSLLHTLCTGSYLDVEKTARWFYQLVRAIWPALPESHRWHLVLLPSRRSCQFKVTNGRESYRIEMLFGVRQGNSDVFVSSQPRQAHTSSTIWPESYAVAERKFFMYIARRAPPDSLHLKCLQFFTRLQLGLGFSTYTIKTIVMHLLSILPASVWRRRHFVSRLMDISESLRTSVETRRLNHFIVGNQRLPQGIRLPPEVLMARSCNLFHDLVMNPVAHSQAMNQYMDLQRWFKRILRNER, translated from the coding sequence ATGGAGGTGCGTGCCAAGCtccaggaagaggagaagatTCGTCTGCAGCGCGAGGTGGAGCAGCTGGTCCTGCTGAAGCAGGGTGTCTTGGCCTGGGGAGacctgctctcctctgcccGGCAGCACTGGCAGGTCTGGGCTcttgctgggctcctgctccttctcttgGCACTGTGGTATATGTGGAGGAAAGGGAGcctgaggagagaggagcaAGGAGAAGGACATGATGGTGTAAATGAAGAGGAGGTTGAAAATGTGGATGCACATGAAGAAGACTTTGCAAATGAAGATGAAGGAGACAATGAAATGGAGGTGGAGGAAGATGACGGTGATGGTGGCCGTGCAGAGGATGTCGACAATGCTGCTGCGAATGAAGCTGGCAATGAGGCTGGCTTCGCAGTGAACGTCATGGACGTCGGAAATCAAGTGCAAGAATCCCGTGATCGTGCCGACAATTTTGGAAGAGTCTTAATGGAGCGCATACAGTGGCCTGTGCAGGACCTGCAGGGAGGATGCATGTGGACAAGAACCCTGATGGAGCATTTTGCAATTTATTGTCGACGGGTCTTGTCCAACAGTTTCTATCCGGTGCTGCACGGAGCCATTGGGGTGGGCAGTGCCTTCGAAGGTTGGAGTCCCCGTGAGCAGGATGTTGTCTACCAGGTGCTCGTACCCATGACACCTCCCCGAGGGCACAGCTTCCACCtagagctgggcactgcacagCAGAGGCGCTTGAGGAACTTCTACATCCGCGTGCAGCAGGAGTGCACCTGCACGAGTGAGCAGCAGGGTGAGAACATGCTGTGCTTCCTGCACCAccctgaggaggagctgaggaggcATCAGGATCCCAGCCTCCTTCATACCCTGTGCACAGGCTCCTACCTGGACGTGGAGAAAACTGCCCGCTGGTTCTACCAGCTGGTGAGAGCAATCTGGCCAGCTTTGCCTGAGTCACACCGTTGGCATTTagtgctgctgccctccagACGCTCCTGCCAGTTCAAGGTGACCAATGGCAGAGAAAGCTACCGGATCGAGATGCTCTTTGGGGTGCGGCAAGGCAACTCAGACGTCTTTGTGAGCAGCCAGCCTAGGCAAGCCCACACCTCCAGCACAATCTGGCCAGAGAGCTACGCTGTGGCCGAGAGGAAGTTCTTCATGTACATCGCCAGGCGGGCTCCCCCTGACAGCTTGCACCTGAAATGCCTGCAGTTCTTCACTCGTCTTCAGCTGGGCTTAGGCTTTTCCACCTATACCATCAAGACCATTGTCATGCACCTCCTGAGCATCTTGCCCGCGTCAGTGTGGCGCAGGAGACATTTTGTGAGTCGGCTGATGGATATCAGCGAGAGCCTGCGCACGTCTGTGGAAACGAGACGCCTCAATCACTTCATTGTGGGCAACCAGAGGCTTCCTCAGGGCATCCGCTTGCCCCCCGAGGTCCTAATGGCCAGGTCATGCAATCTCTTCCATGACCTGGTGATGAATCCCGTTGCCCACTCTCAGGCAATGAACCAGTACATGGATCTGCAGCGTTGGTTCAAACGGATCCTTAGAAATGAACGGTGA